The Pseudoliparis swirei isolate HS2019 ecotype Mariana Trench chromosome 1, NWPU_hadal_v1, whole genome shotgun sequence genome has a window encoding:
- the LOC130192845 gene encoding gasdermin-E-like — MFSKATANFVRQIDPEGSLIHVSRVNDSKKLVPMALVVKRNRIWFWQSPKYQPTDFTLSDLLQGDKVLGPDVSETEFLSYKGTFRDKLSGKLDAEAGSASATVEARGSSRLQSCFGKLKKEALDVKKLLQDSSSRLVDMQNPLVQQLEKRADVLAVVKERILTTNSCSITQTKKEQCTFQGVLWLLGMLGNSVNVCAKDSNNIEVDSDVSLEIPSGTVIAFSILELEIKKNGQYDICLQPGTIGGIEADSPVAWSSHDSLDTVDEGCNGKMVPVNVALSALLNGPQEMDLSPLAELPQAARCGLFNRLQEALRDRTALSYMECLLEELCSGETLDIDKYEELSESQRKALSALLDNHAEDSQRDLPAHLDAAHLLVSAMEALPDQTLSLLSESRPDFLEAFDTLMCSLKKSSEPLSIQCLPVPLQDNQAFQLAEQLLSSTNVTLKRDSHRLWAETGNEAGALPLVLCLSIQGLSLLCKEIK; from the exons ATGTTTTCCAAAGCCACCGCCAACTTCGTCCGTCAGATTGACCCTGAAGGAAGCCTCATCCACGTGTCCCGAGTCAATGACTCAAAGAAACTGGTTCCCATGGCGCTGGTCGTCAAACGCAACCGCATCTGGTTCTGGCAGAGTCCCAAGTACCAACCGACCGACTTCACCCTCAGCGACTTGTTGCAAGGCGACAAGGTGCTCGGCCCTG ATGTGTCCGAGACGGAATTCCTGAGCTACAAGGGGACGTTTCGAGACAAACTCTCTGGGAAGCTGGACGCAGAGGCCGGCTCTGCCAGCGCCACAGTGGAGGCGCGGGGCTCTTCCAGGCTGCAGTCGTGTTTCGGCAAGCTGAAGAAAGAAGCCCTGGATGTCAAGAAGCTGTTACAAGACTCCAGCAGCAG GCTGGTGGACATGCAGAATCCGCTGgtgcagcagctggagaagcGAGCTGACGTGCTGGCGGTGGTGAAGGAGAGGATCCTGACCACCAACTCCTGCTCCATCACCCAGACGAAAAAGGAGCAGTGCACCTTCCAGGGGGTGCTGTGGCTGCTGGGCATGCTGGGgaactctgtgaat GTGTGTGCGAAGGACAGCAACAACATAGAGGTAGACAGCGATGTTTCCTTGGAGATCCCCTCCGGTACAGTCATTGCTTTCAGCATCCTGGAGctggagattaaaaaaaatgggcAATATG ATATATGCCTACAACCCGGCACAATAGGAGGCATTGAGGCCGACTCGCCTGTGGCCTGGTCATCCCATGATTCCTTGGATACGGTGGACGAAGGGTGCAATGGGAAGATGGTTCCAGTGAATGTAGCTTTGAGTGCACTGCTCAATG GACCCCAGGAGATGGACCTCTCTCCTCTGGCAGAGCTCCCCCAGGCAGCTCGCTGTGGCTTGTTCAACAGACTCCAAGAGGCTCTGCGGGACAGAACTGCTCTGTCCTATATGGAGTGTTTG CTGGAAGAGTTGTGCAGTGGTGAAACACTGGATATAGACAAGTATGAAGAACTGTCGGAGAGTCAGAGAAAAGCTTTGTCGGCCCTTCTGGACAATCACGCTGAGGACAGCCAGCGTGATCTCCCGGCCCACCTCGATGCAGCTCACCTGCTGGTCAGTGCCATGGAAG cATTACCTGATCAAACTCTGAGCCTCTTGAGTGAGAGTCGTCCGGATTTTCTCGAGGCCTTCGACACCCTG AtgtgcagtctgaagaagagcaGCGAGCCTCTGTCCATCCAGTGTCTTCCGGTCCCGCTGCAGGACAACCAGGCCTTCCAGCTGGCAGAGCAGCTGCTCAGCTCCACCAATGTGACACTCAAGAGAGACAGCCACAGGCTGTGGGCGGAGACAGGAAATGAAGCAGGAGCTCTCCCATTGGTCCTCTGCCTCAGCATACAGGGACTGTCCCTGCTGTGCAAAGAGATAAAGTAG
- the nup42 gene encoding nucleoporin NUP42 produces MPVCNFFLQGRCRYGDTCWNEHPAGGGGGGGGGGGRGRGGGRGGEGYNNNNNSNSFNSPAQQQPRGGGGGFGNRVWVNPSQQKVGYVQPSSFSSHGTEEWGQGGSGGADWSRAVDGGGGNDWSKGGGGSGGNNWGRGGSSQNDWGRGGGAGGGGRRDNVSVAAPNRFSTLGSPTPFESRGSGQQLPVGEEDDDKKLETIQMDMDIWENSGQWGFSCYSSFKAPLSGFADVSPEELRLEYLTRSASGEVPIYVNAIHELINRWRSRVQELKVMSPATRTALLAEINNPAPQASSSGFGSATVLESATDSMESKGFEAPAPAASSTFSFAAPSGGFGSLAAPGFGSASAAPTQPPSGLGSSAAASSAPNASSFSFAAPSTNKPAATSGFGSASGFNFTSTQNATGGGFGNGFGAAAPASVGGGGIFEQTSGGFGKTAAPPAAAVGSAGGAWNTLFSHESNMTPEELAQFKAKRFTLGQIPLKPPPVDMLVV; encoded by the exons ATGCCTGTGTGCAATTTCTTTCTTCAGGGCCGCTGTCGTTACGGCGACACATGTTGGAATGAGCAtccggcgggaggaggaggaggtggaggtggaggaggaggaagaggaagaggaggaggaagaggaggtgaaggatacaataacaacaacaacagcaacagcttCAACTCTCCTGCTCAGCAGCAGCcccgaggaggaggtggag GGTTTGGAAACAGAGTTTGGGTGAATCCTTCCCAGCAAAAAGTAGGCTATGTCCAGCCATCATCTTTCTCCTCTCACGGAACTGAGGAATGGGGtcaaggaggaagtggaggagctgATTGGAGTCGAGCtgtagatggaggaggagggaatgaCTGgagcaaaggaggaggaggaagtggcggGAACAACTGGGGCCGAGGAGGAAGTAGCCAGAATGACTggggccgaggaggaggagcaggaggtggcgGGAGAAGAGATAACGTGAGCGTCGCTGCTCCGAACAGATTTTCAACGCTTGGTTCTCCCACTCCCTTTGAAAGTCGAGGAAGTGGACAGCAGCTGCCAGTCGGCGAGGAAGACGATGACAAAAAACT GGAGACCATCCAGATGGACATGGATATTTGGGAGAATTCGGGGCAGTGGGGCTTCTCGTGTTATTCTAGCTTCAAGGCACCTTTATCTG GTTTCGCTGATGTCTCCCCAGAAGAGCTCAGGCTGGAGTATTTAACCAGAAGCGCTTCAGGAGAGGTCCCGATCTAT GTTAATGCTATCCATGAGTTGATCAACCGGTGGAGGAGCAGGGTCCAGGAACTGAAGGTTATGAGTCCAGCCACCCGCACAGCTTTG CTCGCAGAGATAAACAACCCAGCACCTCAGGCATCTTCGAGTGGCTTTGGTTCAGCTACAGTATTGGAATCTGCTACAGACAGTATGGAAAGCAAAG GCTTCGAGGCTCCAGCACCGGCTGCGTCCAGCACCTTCAGCTTCGCTGCTCCGAGCGGTGGGTTTGGTTCCCTGGCGGCGCCAGGTTTCGGCAGTGCCTCGGCAGCCCCGACACAACCTCCCTCCGGGTTGGGTTCCTCCGCTGCAGCCTCCTCGGCTCCGAacgcctcttccttctcctttgcTGCGCCGTCCACCAACAAGCCAGCAGCCACTTCAGGATTTGGCTCCGCCTCAGGGTTCAATTTCACCTCGACACAAAACGCCACAGGAGGAGGATTCGGGAACGGCTTCGGGGCTGCAGCACCGGCCTCGGTGGGGGGCGGCGGCATTTTTGAACAGACAAGTGGAGGGTTTGGGAAGACGGcggctccacctgcagcagcagtGGGGTCTGCCGGCGGGGCATGGAACACTCTGTTTTCACATGAGAGCAATATGACTCCAGAGGAGCTGGCCCAGTTCAAGGCGAAGAGGTTCACTCTGGGCCAGATTCCTTTAAAGCCTCCCCCAGTTGACATGCTGGTGGTATGA
- the rims3 gene encoding regulating synaptic membrane exocytosis protein 3: MMLSGSVEVPSPGGMSGLGGLSGLSAAARNVVRSSSISGTMYSAEKSPGGGGPDSTSLAGNKKRRSSLGAKMVAIVGLSQWSKSTQQLNQQDGGTKKLRSTIRRSTETGIAVEMRNRVTRQGSKDSTDGSTNSNSSDGTFVFPITRLGPESQFSDFLDGLGPAQIVGRQTLATPPMGDVHVGMVDRGGQLEVEVNQARRLTPKPGSKNIPATYVKVYVLENGMCLAKKKTKVVKRNLDPTYQQALLFDESPQGKVLQVIVWGDYGRMDHKCFMGMAQILLEDLDLSATVSGWYKLFPTSSLADHNIGPLTRRLSQSSLESTTSPSCT; encoded by the exons ATGATGCTCAGCGGCTCAGTGGAGGTGCCCAGCCCGGGCGGGATGAGCGGCCTGGGCGGCCTGAGCGGGCTGAGCGCGGCGGCTCGTAACGTGGTGCGCTCCTCCAGCATCTCGGGGACCATGTACAGCGCGGAGAAGAGTCCCGGCGGCGGGGGCCCAGACTCCACTTCATTGGCCGGCAACAAGAAGCGGCGCTCCAGTCTGGGCGCCAAGATGGTGGCCATTGTGGGTTTGTCGCAGTGGAGCAAGAGCACACAGCAGCTCAACCAGCAAG ACGGTGGGACCAAGAAGCTTCGCAGCACCATCCGACGGAGCACGGAGACCGGCATCGCCGTGGAGATGAGGAACCGAGTGACACGGCAGGGGAGCAAGGACTCAACTGACGGCAGCACCAACTCAAATAGCTCTGATGGAAC GTTTGTCTTCCCGATCACACGCCTGGGGCCCGAGAGCCAGTTCAGTGACTTTCTGGATGGACTGGGCCCCGCTCAGATTGTCGGCCGGCAAACACTAGCTACACCCCCCATGG GGGATGTTCATGTAGGCATGGTAGATAGAGGAGggcagctggaggtggaggtcaacCAGGCCAGAAGGTTGACCCCAAAACCGGGCTCCAAGAACATACCAG CGACCTACGTGAAGGTGTATGTGCTCGAGAATGGCATGTGCTTGGCCAAGAAGAAAACCAAAGTAGTGAAAAGGAATCTGGACCCAACCTACCAGCAGGCTCTGTTGTTCGATGAGAGTCCTCAGGGCAAAGTCCTACAG gTAATAGTGTGGGGGGATTACGGGCGTATGGACCACAAGTGCTTCATGGGAATGGCCCAGATCCTTCTGGAGGACTTGGACCTGTCTGCCACAGTCAGCGGCTGGTACAAGCTGTTCCCTACCTCCTCTCTGGCAGATCACAACATCGGACCCCTGACCAGACGCCTCTCCCAGTCCTCCCTGGAGAGCACCACCAGCCCCTCATGCACCTAG